In a genomic window of Coprococcus eutactus:
- a CDS encoding metal ABC transporter permease, whose protein sequence is MRKAVDKVQLINKLTYYMQYPFVRYALIVGVLIALCSSLFGATLVLKRFSFIGDGLSHVAFGAMAIGSVLKLTNNTVIVMPVTVAAAILILMSGQNAKLKGDAAIAMMSVGALAVGYLIMNVFSTSANVSGDVCSTLFGSTSILTLTMGEVWLCIVMSICVIVFFCLFYNRIFAVTFDESFTRAIGKNAGAYNLALAVIIAVIIVLAMNLVGSLLITALLVFPALSAMRVMYSFRSVVLYSAVLSVVGTLTGMLVSILFSIPVGSTIVACDMVIFAFNSIAGKVMRR, encoded by the coding sequence ATGAGAAAGGCGGTGGACAAAGTGCAGCTCATTAATAAATTAACTTACTATATGCAGTATCCATTTGTCAGGTATGCGCTTATCGTTGGAGTTCTTATAGCTTTGTGTTCGTCACTTTTTGGTGCAACATTGGTTCTTAAAAGATTCTCATTTATTGGTGATGGTCTTTCTCATGTAGCATTTGGTGCAATGGCTATAGGCTCAGTCCTGAAACTGACAAATAACACGGTCATAGTAATGCCGGTGACTGTGGCTGCTGCAATTCTCATACTTATGTCAGGGCAAAATGCAAAGCTTAAAGGCGATGCAGCTATAGCTATGATGTCCGTCGGAGCTCTTGCTGTCGGTTATCTGATAATGAATGTGTTTTCCACGTCAGCAAATGTATCTGGTGATGTGTGCTCTACATTGTTTGGTTCAACCTCAATACTTACATTGACAATGGGAGAAGTGTGGTTGTGTATAGTGATGTCAATATGTGTAATAGTGTTTTTCTGTTTGTTCTATAACAGGATATTTGCGGTCACATTTGATGAGAGCTTTACAAGAGCAATCGGGAAAAATGCAGGGGCATATAATCTGGCTCTAGCTGTGATAATCGCTGTGATAATAGTGCTTGCGATGAACCTGGTGGGCTCCCTGCTCATCACGGCACTTCTGGTATTCCCTGCACTTTCGGCAATGCGAGTTATGTATAGCTTCAGGTCAGTGGTATTATATTCGGCTGTACTGTCAGTTGTGGGAACTTTGACCGGCATGCTGGTATCTATATTATTTTCAATACCGGTAGGATCTACGATCGTTGCATGCGATATGGTTATATTTGCATTTAACAGTATAGCAGGGAAAGTGATGAGGAGATAA
- a CDS encoding Fur family transcriptional regulator: MAREYKTRISQAIEAFATERQDRGFCAADVSVYLDENGIDANTTTVYRNLDRMVTQDKLIKYQSADGGSSMYRMEKADHSCHEHLHMQCVKCGRVIHIDRDTMNHIAKGVQERYGFMIDCDRSSICGICKDCQRRCGVAVV, from the coding sequence ATGGCGAGGGAGTATAAAACGAGAATAAGTCAGGCTATAGAGGCATTTGCCACTGAGAGGCAGGACAGAGGGTTTTGCGCGGCTGATGTAAGTGTGTATTTGGATGAGAATGGCATAGATGCGAATACAACAACTGTATATCGCAATCTTGACCGCATGGTTACCCAGGACAAATTGATAAAGTATCAGAGTGCTGATGGTGGTTCAAGTATGTATAGAATGGAAAAGGCTGATCATAGTTGTCACGAGCACCTTCATATGCAGTGTGTTAAGTGCGGAAGAGTCATACATATTGACCGCGATACCATGAATCACATAGCTAAAGGAGTTCAGGAGAGGTATGGATTTATGATCGACTGTGACAGATCGTCGATATGTGGTATTTGCAAAGATTGTCAGAGACGTTGTGGAGTCGCTGTAGTCTAA
- a CDS encoding RNA 2'-phosphotransferase: MSLILRHRPESIGISLDEHGWANVDELLSGIGEQHPIDMDMLEEIVRADKKQRYSFNEDKTLIRANQGHSIPVDVELDEVSPPEELWHGTGEKYVQDIETEGLLPKSRLYVHLSNDRDTAFKVGQRHGKPVLYIVRSGEMYRDGYKFYLSKNGVWLTKAVPVKYLQKQ; the protein is encoded by the coding sequence ATGAGTCTGATTCTTCGACACAGACCAGAAAGTATCGGAATCAGTCTGGATGAGCATGGCTGGGCAAATGTTGACGAGCTGTTGTCTGGTATTGGAGAACAACACCCGATCGATATGGATATGTTGGAAGAGATTGTCCGTGCTGACAAGAAACAGAGGTATTCATTCAATGAAGACAAGACTCTTATAAGGGCAAATCAGGGACATTCGATACCTGTTGATGTCGAGCTGGACGAGGTGAGTCCGCCGGAAGAATTGTGGCACGGCACGGGTGAAAAGTATGTACAGGATATAGAAACAGAGGGACTTCTGCCTAAGAGCCGTCTGTATGTCCACTTGTCAAATGACAGAGACACAGCATTTAAGGTGGGACAGCGACATGGAAAACCGGTTTTATATATTGTAAGATCTGGAGAGATGTACAGGGATGGATATAAGTTCTATCTTTCGAAGAATGGCGTGTGGCTTACGAAAGCAGTTCCGGTGAAGTACCTGCAGAAGCAGTAG
- a CDS encoding metal ABC transporter ATP-binding protein: MSYITCKDLAVGYDGRSVASGLNFSIDKGDYLCIVGENGAGKSTLVKTLLGLLKPVSGEIKFGDDLTSHDIGYLPQQTPVQKDFPATVWEVALSGALTKCGARPFYGRKEKQLAQSQLERLGIWNIRRECYRHLSGGQQQRVLLARALCATENLLLLDEPVTGLDPVATAQFYQMIQQLNENGVAVIMISHDLRAIDCARHVLHMHNGGSFWGSRDEYKNSRYWDIISVEYEKGGGQSAAH, encoded by the coding sequence ATGTCATATATAACGTGTAAAGACCTGGCAGTCGGGTACGATGGAAGATCAGTTGCGTCAGGTCTTAATTTCAGTATAGACAAGGGAGACTATCTCTGTATAGTTGGAGAGAACGGAGCGGGAAAGAGTACCTTGGTAAAAACTCTACTTGGGCTGCTGAAACCGGTTTCAGGAGAGATAAAGTTTGGCGATGATCTGACATCGCATGATATAGGCTATCTGCCGCAGCAGACACCTGTGCAGAAGGATTTCCCTGCGACTGTATGGGAGGTAGCTTTGTCGGGCGCACTGACTAAGTGTGGAGCGCGTCCTTTTTATGGCAGAAAGGAAAAGCAGCTTGCACAATCTCAGCTTGAAAGACTTGGGATATGGAATATACGCAGGGAATGCTACAGGCATTTGTCAGGAGGACAGCAGCAGCGCGTCCTTCTGGCGAGAGCCTTGTGTGCAACTGAGAATCTTCTTCTGCTTGACGAACCGGTAACTGGCCTCGATCCAGTCGCGACGGCCCAGTTCTATCAGATGATACAGCAGTTAAATGAAAATGGTGTGGCAGTGATCATGATATCACATGATCTGAGGGCAATAGATTGCGCCAGACATGTACTTCATATGCATAATGGAGGCTCATTCTGGGGTAGCAGAGATGAATATAAGAACAGCAGATATTGGGATATCATTTCAGTAGAATATGAGAAAGGCGGTGGACAAAGTGCAGCTCATTAA
- a CDS encoding class I SAM-dependent methyltransferase, producing MVSTQNNTVSRSKVDITGVPETMLQTLYARAKESRKPDHAIYDGKAIEIVDSLDYDFSLADKDMAMGSGVIARTIVLDKLVSEYLKKHKGAVVVNIACGLDTRCYRNEGKYKGWYNIDLPETMTVRAKFLREDGPVYQIAESAMDGKWADMVEYAGEPVLVIIEGLTMYLTGADVKKIFDIIDRKFTHATVFVETMAPFMVKHIKEKSIHGSHARFSWGVPNGEKLAEIIPKYRYIEQHSLVEGMAEFIPVYKVVGKIPFVSNISNKIVVMEK from the coding sequence ATGGTTAGCACACAGAACAATACAGTAAGCAGATCAAAGGTAGACATAACGGGAGTCCCGGAGACAATGCTCCAGACACTCTATGCCAGAGCGAAAGAATCAAGAAAACCGGATCATGCCATATACGATGGCAAGGCCATAGAGATAGTTGACAGTCTTGATTATGATTTTTCCCTTGCAGATAAAGACATGGCGATGGGAAGCGGAGTCATAGCTAGAACTATAGTGCTTGATAAGCTTGTATCAGAATACCTGAAAAAGCACAAGGGTGCTGTGGTTGTGAATATCGCCTGTGGTCTTGATACCCGTTGCTATAGAAATGAGGGTAAATATAAAGGCTGGTACAACATTGATCTCCCGGAGACCATGACTGTAAGGGCAAAGTTCCTACGGGAGGACGGACCGGTGTACCAGATAGCGGAATCCGCCATGGACGGCAAATGGGCTGACATGGTAGAGTATGCCGGCGAACCTGTGCTGGTCATCATAGAGGGGCTTACGATGTATCTCACAGGAGCTGATGTGAAGAAAATATTCGACATAATAGACAGGAAATTTACTCATGCTACGGTGTTCGTAGAGACTATGGCTCCGTTCATGGTAAAGCATATCAAGGAGAAATCCATCCATGGAAGCCATGCCAGGTTCTCCTGGGGCGTGCCAAATGGAGAGAAGCTGGCGGAGATCATACCGAAATACAGATACATAGAACAGCACAGTCTTGTAGAAGGAATGGCTGAGTTCATACCGGTATATAAAGTCGTTGGCAAAATACCATTTGTCAGCAATATATCAAACAAGATAGTAGTGATGGAAAAGTGA
- a CDS encoding TetR/AcrR family transcriptional regulator has product MENDKRSETIEKLKKAGKEEFLKNGYQRASLRRICNSAGVTTGAFYFSFESKEALFKAILEPLVNQYEVMLGKLMKGEIENPGTGVDADKIMMQFLLAHREEAMIIMHGADGSCYENYHQRVEEFMRHSFAAYYRSQLGCEPDETLVRVLAKMRLEGAMAILNEDVDVEKKMYLTEKIGIHATGGTEKLIESLKKEVHR; this is encoded by the coding sequence ATGGAAAACGACAAGCGCAGTGAAACGATAGAAAAACTGAAAAAAGCAGGTAAAGAGGAATTCCTTAAAAATGGTTACCAGAGGGCAAGCCTTAGAAGAATATGCAATAGTGCGGGAGTTACCACCGGAGCCTTCTACTTTTCATTTGAGAGTAAAGAGGCATTGTTCAAGGCGATACTCGAACCGCTTGTGAATCAATACGAGGTCATGCTTGGAAAACTTATGAAGGGGGAGATTGAGAACCCCGGCACGGGCGTAGATGCAGACAAGATCATGATGCAATTCCTTCTGGCACACAGGGAAGAGGCAATGATCATCATGCATGGCGCTGACGGCAGCTGCTATGAGAATTATCACCAGAGGGTTGAGGAGTTCATGAGACATTCATTTGCGGCATATTACAGATCACAGCTTGGATGCGAGCCGGATGAGACTTTGGTTCGCGTGCTGGCGAAGATGCGGCTTGAAGGAGCCATGGCGATACTGAACGAGGATGTAGATGTGGAGAAGAAAATGTATCTGACAGAAAAGATCGGCATTCATGCCACAGGCGGTACAGAAAAGTTGATAGAGAGTTTAAAGAAAGAGGTTCATCGATGA
- a CDS encoding NUDIX hydrolase, with product MKEKYRDVQKLTDNPFLNLYHIDAVDTDGKDFNYYFASRNKENNIKLKTHDVRPEGIVIYGVTTENEPKLVLIKQYRYPLDAYIYELPAGLVDGDETPAQAAVREMKEETGLSLEVYEGGAELYRRPFYMGPGFTDEMSCAVFGTVTGTPNLDSKESTEDIQVILADRAEVRRILTEEQVSLRGAYLMTHFLSDGDPLGFLKS from the coding sequence GTGAAAGAGAAATACAGAGATGTGCAGAAACTTACGGATAATCCGTTCCTCAATCTTTATCATATAGATGCGGTTGACACAGATGGAAAAGACTTCAATTATTACTTTGCTTCAAGGAACAAAGAAAACAATATAAAGCTGAAGACCCATGATGTAAGACCGGAGGGCATAGTCATATATGGCGTGACGACTGAGAATGAGCCAAAGCTTGTACTCATAAAGCAGTACAGATATCCTCTTGATGCGTACATATATGAGCTTCCTGCGGGACTTGTGGATGGAGATGAGACTCCTGCACAGGCGGCGGTCAGAGAGATGAAGGAAGAGACTGGGCTTTCCCTTGAAGTATATGAGGGCGGGGCAGAGCTCTATAGAAGACCGTTCTATATGGGACCGGGATTTACAGATGAGATGAGCTGCGCAGTATTTGGCACGGTGACAGGAACACCAAATCTTGACAGCAAGGAGAGTACAGAGGACATTCAGGTCATACTGGCAGACCGCGCTGAGGTCAGGAGAATCTTGACAGAGGAACAGGTATCCCTCAGGGGAGCATACCTCATGACACATTTTCTCTCGGATGGAGATCCGCTGGGATTCCTTAAAAGTTAG
- a CDS encoding metal ABC transporter substrate-binding protein, protein MKNRIFGLVMASVLTVSAFCGCGASRMAADSDQKEESVPKNAANAAAYSIVCTTFPQYDWIRNIIGDDSDKFQLTMLLDQGTDLHSYQPTAEDIAKIADADMFVYVGGESDGWVESALKEATNKDMKVVNMLDALGTAVKVEEVVPGMQAEEEEETEEGEGPENDEHVWLSLRNAVTLTDALSENIQEIDPANKEDYVENAGKYVDKLNDLDGRYALTISKGKRQAILFGDRFPFRYMADDYGLTYYAAFVGCSAESEASFETITFLAHKVDELKLPVILTIEGADHNIAESIKNATESKNQEILTMNSMQSVTAEDMADGETYLNMMEDNLNVLSQALN, encoded by the coding sequence ATGAAAAATAGAATATTTGGCCTTGTTATGGCATCGGTACTTACTGTTTCAGCATTTTGTGGCTGCGGAGCATCAAGGATGGCAGCAGATTCTGATCAGAAAGAGGAAAGTGTGCCCAAAAATGCGGCAAATGCTGCGGCATATAGCATTGTATGTACGACTTTTCCTCAGTATGACTGGATCCGCAATATTATAGGCGATGATTCCGACAAGTTTCAGCTTACTATGCTGCTTGATCAGGGCACGGATCTTCACAGCTATCAGCCAACTGCAGAGGATATAGCAAAGATAGCTGACGCAGATATGTTTGTGTATGTTGGCGGTGAGTCTGACGGCTGGGTGGAAAGTGCCCTGAAAGAAGCGACTAATAAGGATATGAAGGTTGTAAATATGCTTGACGCTTTGGGAACTGCAGTCAAAGTCGAAGAGGTAGTTCCAGGCATGCAGGCAGAGGAGGAAGAGGAAACCGAAGAAGGGGAAGGGCCTGAGAATGATGAGCATGTGTGGCTATCATTGAGAAATGCGGTAACACTTACTGATGCTTTGTCTGAAAATATACAGGAGATTGATCCGGCAAATAAGGAAGATTATGTGGAGAATGCAGGCAAGTACGTGGATAAGCTCAATGATCTTGACGGAAGATATGCGCTTACTATATCTAAGGGAAAACGTCAGGCGATCCTGTTTGGCGATAGATTCCCTTTCCGATATATGGCGGATGATTATGGGCTTACTTACTATGCTGCATTTGTGGGATGCAGTGCTGAGTCGGAGGCAAGCTTTGAGACAATAACATTCCTTGCGCATAAGGTGGATGAGTTAAAGCTTCCGGTTATTTTGACGATAGAGGGTGCGGATCACAATATAGCAGAGTCGATAAAGAACGCGACCGAGTCAAAGAATCAGGAGATACTGACAATGAACTCAATGCAGTCTGTAACCGCAGAGGATATGGCTGATGGAGAGACATATCTGAACATGATGGAAGATAACCTGAATGTACTGTCTCAGGCGTTAAATTAA